One window of the Azospirillum sp. TSH100 genome contains the following:
- a CDS encoding amino acid synthesis family protein, with protein sequence MVLELRKTVLYVEDTLIEGGRKAEKPFTLIAAAAVLKNPWAGRGYVEDLKPEIHAIAPVLGELLTAQILKAAGGGEAVEGYGKAAVVGTSGELEHASALIHTLRFGNHYRNAVGAKSYLSFTNTRGGANCPVVIPLMHKYDEGMRSHYLTIQFSILDAPAPDEVVVALGASIGGRPHHRIGDRYQDLKDLGGTNA encoded by the coding sequence ATGGTTTTGGAGCTTCGAAAGACCGTCCTTTATGTGGAAGACACGCTGATCGAAGGCGGGCGCAAAGCCGAGAAGCCCTTCACGCTGATCGCGGCGGCGGCCGTTCTGAAGAACCCATGGGCCGGTCGCGGGTACGTTGAAGATCTGAAGCCGGAAATCCATGCGATCGCCCCGGTGCTGGGCGAGCTCCTGACGGCACAGATTCTGAAGGCGGCCGGCGGCGGCGAGGCGGTGGAAGGCTATGGCAAGGCGGCGGTCGTCGGCACGTCGGGCGAACTGGAGCACGCCTCGGCCCTGATCCACACCCTACGGTTCGGCAACCACTACCGTAACGCCGTCGGGGCGAAGAGCTATCTCAGCTTCACCAACACGCGGGGCGGCGCCAACTGCCCGGTCGTCATTCCGCTGATGCACAAGTATGACGAGGGGATGCGCTCGCACTACCTGACCATTCAGTTCTCGATCCTCGACGCTCCGGCCCCCGACGAGGTGGTGGTGGCGCTCGGCGCATCGATCGGCGGCCGTCCGCATCACCGGATCGGTGACCGCTATCAGGACCTCAAGGATCTCGGCGGCACCAATGCCTGA
- a CDS encoding alpha/beta fold hydrolase, with translation MAANSPMAGVTAYRDVWQGDGQGEGRGAPLVFIHGVGLCKEVWEPQIAAFAGTRRVIVYDMLGHGASGLEAVDGGLDAFVAQLARLLDDLGIDAADIVGHSMGALVALGFAVAHPERVRRLVALNAVYDRTDEQRTAVLARAAEIDRVGPHSAADRALGRWFGDAPAPDLVPKVEMVRDWLENADPVGYARAYRIFASGDRAHVGRLATLTMPVLYLTGDLDLNSSPAMSRRMAMETPNGHALSLSDERHMMALVSPDRVNAVLRDFLDAAAV, from the coding sequence ATGGCGGCGAACTCCCCGATGGCCGGAGTGACCGCCTACCGCGACGTTTGGCAGGGGGATGGGCAGGGGGAAGGGCGGGGTGCACCCCTGGTCTTCATCCACGGAGTCGGCCTGTGCAAGGAGGTGTGGGAGCCTCAGATCGCCGCCTTCGCCGGCACCCGCCGGGTCATCGTCTATGATATGCTGGGCCATGGCGCCAGCGGCCTGGAGGCGGTCGACGGCGGGCTGGATGCTTTCGTCGCCCAGTTGGCCCGGCTGCTCGACGATCTTGGCATCGATGCAGCCGACATCGTCGGCCATTCTATGGGCGCGCTGGTCGCGCTAGGCTTCGCCGTCGCCCATCCCGAACGGGTCCGCCGGCTGGTCGCGCTGAACGCCGTCTATGACCGCACCGACGAACAGCGAACCGCCGTGCTCGCCCGCGCCGCCGAGATCGACCGGGTCGGTCCGCACAGCGCCGCCGATCGGGCGCTCGGCCGCTGGTTCGGCGATGCGCCGGCTCCCGATCTGGTTCCGAAGGTCGAAATGGTGCGGGATTGGCTGGAGAACGCCGATCCGGTCGGCTACGCCCGCGCCTACCGCATCTTCGCATCGGGCGATCGTGCCCATGTCGGGCGGCTCGCCACACTGACCATGCCCGTCCTCTATCTGACGGGCGATCTCGACCTGAATTCATCCCCTGCCATGTCGCGACGCATGGCGATGGAAACGCCGAACGGACACGCGCTCTCGCTGTCCGACGAACGTCACATGATGGCGCTGGTGTCGCCGGATCGGGTCAACGCCGTGCTGCGCGATTTCCTCGACGCCGCCGCGGTCTGA
- a CDS encoding flavin reductase: MDSIDVRELRNVLGAFATGVTVVTTIDGEGQPRGFTANSFTSVSLDPPLVLVCLAKTAATRPVFEAAAGYAVNILAEDQRDVSRTFASKVEDRFATVDWRPGPAGNPVFAGTSAWLDCSMHQTVDAGDHVILIGRVRGCGHAPVNPLGYCRGAYVTFGLEQKAMEARGRQTLVGAILERDGEILLVETANGGFALPTAETLGKPGRSDGLLHRLAGLGAAADLSFLFAVFDEDNDRRVSIYYRGKLLDGPSMGQGARLVAFDGIPWATLPSDAVRSMLQRYVAERREDEFGVYVGDEVSGTVQPLSRAV, encoded by the coding sequence ATGGACAGCATCGACGTTCGCGAACTGCGCAATGTGCTCGGCGCCTTCGCCACCGGCGTGACGGTCGTCACCACCATCGACGGTGAGGGCCAGCCGCGTGGTTTCACTGCGAACTCCTTCACCTCCGTGTCGCTGGACCCGCCGCTGGTGCTGGTCTGCCTCGCCAAGACCGCCGCGACCCGGCCCGTGTTCGAGGCCGCGGCCGGATACGCCGTCAATATCCTGGCGGAAGACCAGCGCGACGTGTCGCGGACCTTCGCGTCCAAGGTCGAGGACCGGTTCGCGACGGTGGATTGGCGGCCCGGCCCGGCCGGGAACCCGGTCTTCGCCGGAACCTCCGCCTGGCTCGACTGCTCGATGCACCAGACGGTGGATGCCGGCGACCATGTGATCCTGATCGGCCGTGTGCGCGGCTGCGGCCATGCCCCCGTGAACCCGCTTGGCTATTGCCGGGGCGCCTATGTCACCTTCGGCCTTGAGCAGAAGGCGATGGAGGCGCGTGGCCGGCAGACGCTGGTGGGCGCGATCCTGGAACGGGACGGTGAAATCCTGCTGGTCGAGACCGCCAATGGCGGTTTCGCCCTGCCGACCGCCGAGACGCTGGGCAAGCCGGGCCGTTCCGACGGGCTGCTGCATCGGCTGGCGGGGCTGGGCGCCGCCGCCGATCTCAGTTTCCTGTTCGCCGTCTTCGACGAGGACAATGACCGCCGGGTATCGATCTATTACCGCGGCAAGCTGCTGGACGGGCCGTCGATGGGGCAGGGGGCGCGACTGGTTGCCTTCGACGGGATCCCCTGGGCGACGCTGCCCAGCGACGCGGTGCGCAGCATGCTGCAACGCTATGTCGCCGAACGGCGCGAGGACGAGTTCGGCGTCTATGTCGGGGACGAGGTGTCGGGAACCGTCCAACCCCTGTCGCGCGCCGTCTGA
- a CDS encoding LLM class flavin-dependent oxidoreductase produces MKFSLFLHMERNDTAKSYSQLFDELTELVQIAEEGGFETAWIGEHHGMQFTIAPNPFINIAYLGARTSRIRLGTGTVIAPFWHPIKLAGEAALADIATGGRLDVGIARGAYSFEYERLMPGLDAWGAGQRLRELVPTVRKLWEGDYAHEGEFWSFPSTTSAPGPVQSYPPLWIAARDPNSHDFAVSNGCNVQVTPLASGDGEVASLMERFNTACAAHPEIPRPQIMLLQHTFVADSAEETERLSRDLSDFYCAFGAWFKNQRPIRQGFIEPLTAEEKAEMPMYSPQNMREKLVIGQPNEVIARLSGYKALGYDQYSMWIDSGISHERKKKSLELFIRNVMPAFA; encoded by the coding sequence ATGAAATTCTCTCTCTTCCTCCATATGGAGCGGAACGACACCGCCAAGTCATACAGCCAGCTCTTCGACGAGCTGACGGAGCTGGTCCAGATCGCCGAGGAGGGGGGATTCGAGACCGCCTGGATCGGCGAGCATCACGGGATGCAGTTCACCATCGCGCCCAACCCCTTCATCAACATCGCCTATCTCGGCGCCAGGACCAGCCGGATCCGGCTGGGGACCGGCACGGTGATCGCGCCGTTCTGGCATCCGATCAAGCTGGCCGGCGAGGCGGCACTGGCCGACATCGCCACCGGCGGCCGGCTGGATGTCGGCATCGCGCGTGGCGCCTACTCCTTTGAATATGAGCGGCTGATGCCGGGCCTGGACGCCTGGGGCGCCGGCCAGCGCCTGCGCGAACTGGTGCCGACCGTCCGCAAGCTCTGGGAAGGCGATTACGCCCATGAGGGCGAATTCTGGTCCTTCCCATCGACCACCTCGGCGCCCGGACCGGTGCAGAGCTATCCGCCGCTGTGGATCGCCGCGCGCGACCCCAATTCGCATGATTTCGCGGTGTCCAACGGCTGCAACGTGCAGGTCACGCCGCTGGCGTCGGGCGATGGCGAGGTCGCCAGCCTGATGGAGCGCTTCAACACCGCCTGTGCGGCGCATCCGGAGATCCCGCGCCCGCAGATCATGCTGTTGCAGCACACCTTCGTCGCCGACTCCGCCGAGGAGACCGAGCGGCTGTCGCGCGATCTGAGCGACTTCTATTGCGCCTTCGGTGCCTGGTTCAAGAACCAGCGGCCGATCCGCCAGGGCTTCATCGAACCGCTGACCGCCGAGGAAAAGGCGGAGATGCCGATGTACTCGCCGCAGAACATGCGGGAGAAGCTGGTCATCGGCCAGCCCAATGAAGTGATCGCGCGCCTGTCCGGCTACAAGGCGCTGGGCTATGATCAATACAGCATGTGGATCGACTCCGGCATCAGCCATGAGCGCAAGAAGAAATCCCTGGAGCTCTTCATCCGCAACGTGATGCCTGCTTTCGCGTAA
- a CDS encoding aldehyde dehydrogenase, translating into MPLPRFQAYIDGVFEPGEATFDSIDPSTGSAWAVMPAATAAEVDRAVRAAHRALTDPAWAGLTASARGTLLNRLGDLVAEHSGRLAELETRDTGKIIRETSAQIGYVAQYYRYYGGLADKVEGAYLPVDKADMEAFLRREPIGVVAAVVPWNSQLFLSAVKLGPALAAGCTVVLKASEDGPAPLLEFARLVEQAGFPKGVVNIVTGFGDECGRTLTSHPLVSRVAFTGGPATARHVVRNTAANLAYTTLELGGKSPVVVFDDANLESAANAVVAGVFAASGQSCVAGSRLLVERTVHTRLLDVLTRKAKAIRIGDPQDRATEMGPLATARQIAHIEDVVARSLEAGARLVTGGRRPEGLDGGPDGVLGDGFYYEPTILACADQSVACVREELFGPVLSVIPFDGEEDAVAKANDSEFGLASGVFTNNLTRAHRMIRRIRAGVVWVNTYRAVSPIVPFGGYGLSGLGREGGLEAVLDYTRTKSVWIRTSDEPIADPFVMR; encoded by the coding sequence ATGCCGCTGCCGCGTTTCCAAGCCTACATCGACGGCGTGTTCGAACCGGGCGAGGCGACCTTCGACAGCATCGATCCGTCTACGGGATCCGCTTGGGCCGTGATGCCGGCGGCGACGGCGGCGGAGGTCGACCGCGCGGTCCGCGCCGCCCACCGCGCCCTGACCGATCCGGCCTGGGCCGGTCTGACCGCGTCGGCGCGTGGTACGCTTCTCAACCGGCTGGGCGATCTGGTGGCCGAACACAGCGGCCGTCTCGCCGAGCTGGAGACCCGCGATACCGGCAAGATCATCCGGGAGACCAGCGCGCAGATCGGCTACGTCGCCCAGTATTACCGCTATTACGGCGGGCTGGCCGACAAGGTGGAGGGGGCGTATCTGCCGGTCGACAAGGCCGACATGGAAGCCTTCCTGCGCCGCGAGCCGATCGGCGTCGTCGCCGCCGTGGTGCCGTGGAATTCGCAGCTGTTCCTCTCCGCCGTGAAGCTGGGGCCGGCGCTGGCCGCCGGTTGCACGGTGGTGCTGAAGGCGTCCGAGGATGGCCCGGCGCCCCTGCTTGAATTCGCCCGGCTGGTGGAGCAGGCCGGCTTTCCGAAGGGCGTGGTCAACATCGTCACCGGTTTCGGCGACGAATGCGGCCGGACGCTGACCAGCCATCCGCTGGTCTCGCGCGTCGCCTTCACCGGCGGGCCGGCCACCGCGCGCCATGTGGTACGCAACACGGCGGCGAATCTCGCCTACACCACGCTGGAACTGGGCGGCAAATCGCCGGTCGTCGTCTTCGACGACGCCAATCTGGAGAGTGCGGCGAATGCCGTGGTGGCAGGCGTCTTCGCCGCTTCCGGGCAGAGCTGCGTCGCCGGCTCGCGCCTGCTGGTGGAGCGCACGGTTCATACCCGTCTGCTCGACGTGCTGACGCGCAAGGCCAAGGCGATCCGCATCGGCGATCCACAGGACCGTGCCACCGAGATGGGGCCGCTGGCGACCGCGCGGCAGATCGCGCATATCGAGGACGTGGTGGCCCGCAGTCTGGAGGCCGGAGCCCGGTTGGTCACCGGCGGGCGGCGGCCCGAGGGATTAGACGGGGGGCCGGATGGCGTCCTGGGCGATGGCTTCTACTATGAGCCGACCATCCTGGCCTGCGCCGACCAGAGCGTCGCCTGCGTGCGGGAGGAGCTGTTCGGCCCGGTCCTCAGCGTCATTCCCTTCGATGGGGAGGAGGACGCGGTGGCCAAGGCCAACGACAGCGAGTTCGGTCTGGCGTCCGGCGTCTTCACCAACAACCTGACCCGCGCCCACCGGATGATCCGGCGCATCCGGGCCGGCGTGGTCTGGGTCAACACCTACCGCGCCGTGTCGCCGATCGTGCCGTTCGGCGGCTATGGCCTGAGCGGCCTGGGGCGGGAGGGCGGTCTGGAGGCGGTGCTGGATTACACCCGCACCAAGTCGGTGTGGATCCGCACCTCCGACGAGCCGATCGCCGATCCCTTCGTGATGCGCTGA
- a CDS encoding NIPSNAP family protein: MIYEMRTYRLKTGTVPAYLKLVEDEGIVIQRGHLGTLVGYFFSEIGRLNEIVHIWAYADLNDREARRAALAADPTWQTFLPKIQALIEEMENKILKAAPFSPPR, translated from the coding sequence ATGATCTACGAGATGCGGACCTACCGGCTTAAGACGGGGACGGTTCCGGCCTATCTGAAACTGGTCGAGGACGAGGGAATCGTGATCCAGCGGGGCCATCTTGGCACGCTGGTCGGCTATTTCTTCTCGGAAATCGGCCGGCTCAACGAGATCGTGCACATCTGGGCCTATGCCGACCTCAACGATCGCGAGGCCCGGCGCGCCGCCCTAGCGGCTGATCCGACCTGGCAGACCTTCCTGCCCAAGATCCAGGCGCTGATCGAGGAGATGGAGAACAAGATACTGAAGGCGGCGCCGTTCTCGCCGCCGCGCTGA
- a CDS encoding ABC transporter substrate-binding protein, with the protein MSKLLSVGALFGAAILWSTPLLAKDMVFTSWGGTTQDAQKEAWAKPFAKQSGINVLQDGPTDYGKLKAMVESGKPAWTVVDVENDFAVKAGKDGLLEPLDFSIIDKSKLDPRFVTPYSVGSFYYSFALGYNRDQFRKKTPKSWSDLFDLSSFPGKRTLYKWSAPGVLELALLADGVAPDKLYPLDLDRAFKKLDTIKPQIIWWSGGAQSQQLLASGEAPIGMFWNGRIDAIRRSGVDVGISWDQNLTAADALVVPKGTVDKEAAMKFIAFATSAQAQADFALLTGYAPTNTGSKELLKPDVRATLPDEHTQGQINLDMAYWAEHRDEIAKRWYDWQGK; encoded by the coding sequence ATGAGCAAGCTTTTGTCCGTGGGCGCTCTGTTCGGCGCCGCCATTCTGTGGTCCACACCGCTGCTCGCCAAGGACATGGTGTTCACCAGCTGGGGCGGCACCACCCAGGACGCCCAGAAGGAAGCCTGGGCCAAGCCATTCGCCAAGCAGTCCGGCATCAACGTGTTGCAGGACGGCCCGACCGACTACGGCAAGCTGAAGGCGATGGTCGAGAGCGGCAAGCCGGCCTGGACCGTGGTCGATGTCGAGAACGACTTCGCCGTCAAGGCGGGCAAGGACGGGCTGCTGGAGCCGCTGGATTTCTCCATCATCGACAAGAGCAAGCTCGACCCGCGGTTCGTCACCCCCTATTCGGTCGGCAGCTTCTATTACTCCTTCGCGCTCGGCTACAACCGTGACCAGTTCAGGAAGAAGACGCCCAAGAGCTGGAGCGACCTGTTCGACCTGAGCAGCTTCCCCGGCAAGCGCACCCTGTACAAATGGTCGGCGCCGGGAGTGCTGGAACTGGCGCTGCTGGCCGACGGCGTGGCGCCCGACAAGCTCTATCCGCTCGATCTCGACCGCGCCTTCAAGAAGCTCGACACCATCAAGCCGCAGATCATCTGGTGGTCGGGCGGGGCGCAGTCGCAGCAGCTGCTGGCCTCGGGCGAGGCGCCGATCGGCATGTTCTGGAACGGCCGTATCGACGCCATCCGGCGCTCCGGCGTCGATGTCGGGATTTCCTGGGACCAGAACCTGACGGCGGCGGACGCGCTGGTCGTGCCCAAGGGGACGGTCGACAAGGAAGCGGCGATGAAGTTCATCGCCTTCGCCACCAGCGCCCAGGCCCAGGCCGACTTCGCCCTGCTGACCGGCTACGCCCCGACCAACACCGGGTCGAAGGAGTTGCTGAAGCCCGATGTGCGGGCGACCCTGCCCGACGAACACACCCAGGGCCAGATCAACCTGGACATGGCCTATTGGGCGGAACACCGCGATGAGATCGCCAAGCGCTGGTACGACTGGCAAGGCAAGTAA
- a CDS encoding ABC transporter permease, with amino-acid sequence MTSVSIVERGGGPPQRRRRSGGGFSYVLPALVLLSLVFVLPVLLLLLRSVTEPTLGLQNYAELVESATYGRVFLNTFLVSAVVTAITVVIGYPIAWLLVILPRRWADLLFGIIILSMWTNLLARTYAWMVLLQRTGVINKTLIGLGIIDEPLTLVNNLVGVTIGMTYIMLPFIILPLVTTMRGIEPDLLRAAALCGAGRLDAFRRVLLPLSLPGIAAGGLMTFVMSLGYFVTPSLLGGTSNMMAAELIAQLIQSLLNWGMGGAAAFALLVLTLALYALQLRLFRRAQAGRA; translated from the coding sequence ATGACCTCAGTGTCCATCGTGGAACGTGGCGGCGGCCCTCCCCAGCGCCGACGACGCAGCGGCGGCGGCTTCTCCTATGTCCTGCCGGCGCTCGTCCTGCTGTCGCTCGTGTTCGTCCTGCCGGTTCTGCTCCTGCTGCTGCGCAGCGTCACGGAGCCGACGCTCGGGTTGCAGAATTACGCCGAGCTGGTGGAATCGGCAACCTATGGCCGCGTCTTCCTCAACACCTTCCTGGTGTCGGCGGTGGTGACGGCGATCACGGTCGTGATCGGCTATCCCATCGCCTGGCTTCTGGTGATTCTGCCCCGGCGCTGGGCCGACCTGCTGTTCGGGATCATCATCCTGTCGATGTGGACCAACCTGCTGGCCCGAACCTATGCCTGGATGGTGCTGTTGCAGCGGACCGGTGTCATCAACAAGACGCTGATCGGGCTGGGCATCATCGACGAGCCGCTGACGCTGGTGAACAATCTGGTCGGTGTCACCATCGGCATGACCTACATTATGCTGCCCTTCATCATCCTGCCGCTGGTGACGACGATGCGCGGGATCGAGCCGGATCTGCTGCGTGCGGCGGCGTTGTGCGGGGCCGGGCGGCTGGACGCCTTCCGCCGCGTGCTGCTGCCGCTGTCGCTGCCGGGCATCGCGGCGGGCGGGCTGATGACCTTCGTGATGTCGCTCGGCTATTTCGTCACGCCGTCGCTGCTCGGCGGCACCTCGAACATGATGGCGGCTGAACTGATCGCCCAGCTGATCCAGTCGCTGCTGAACTGGGGCATGGGCGGAGCGGCGGCCTTCGCGCTTCTGGTCCTGACCCTGGCGCTCTACGCGCTGCAACTGCGGCTGTTCCGGCGCGCGCAAGCGGGGAGGGCGTGA
- a CDS encoding ABC transporter permease yields the protein MLLDFHRLGGLKWVLVGIGLFVAAFLLLPILFTVALSFGSSQWLVFPPPSWTLRWYEDLFADPRWIDSTLTSLQCAVLVTILSVGLGLLASFGLVRGSFPGREAVRAMFLMPMIMPVIVVAVALYAFFLRIGLGGTLVGFVLAHTVIALPLAITSICNALERFDKAIEDAAILCGANPWEAKLRITIPAIREGLFGAAVFAFLTSWDEVVIAIFMASPTLQTLPVHIWGTLRQDLTPVVAAASTLLLLFTLALMVVAAWFRGRTK from the coding sequence ATGTTGCTGGATTTCCACCGGTTGGGCGGGCTGAAATGGGTGCTGGTCGGCATCGGCCTGTTCGTCGCCGCCTTCCTGCTGCTGCCGATCCTGTTCACGGTCGCGCTGTCCTTCGGCTCCTCGCAATGGCTGGTCTTCCCGCCGCCGTCCTGGACGCTGCGCTGGTACGAGGATCTGTTCGCCGATCCGCGCTGGATCGACTCCACCCTGACCAGCCTGCAATGCGCGGTTCTGGTGACGATCCTGTCGGTCGGCCTCGGCCTGCTGGCCAGCTTCGGGCTGGTGCGCGGCAGCTTTCCGGGGCGCGAGGCGGTGCGGGCGATGTTCCTGATGCCGATGATCATGCCGGTGATTGTGGTGGCGGTGGCGCTCTACGCCTTCTTCCTGCGCATCGGTCTCGGCGGCACCCTGGTCGGCTTCGTCCTGGCCCACACGGTCATTGCGCTGCCGCTGGCGATCACCTCGATCTGCAACGCGCTTGAGCGGTTCGACAAGGCCATCGAGGATGCCGCCATCCTGTGCGGGGCCAATCCGTGGGAGGCCAAGCTGCGCATCACCATCCCGGCGATCCGCGAGGGCCTGTTCGGCGCCGCCGTCTTCGCCTTCCTCACGTCGTGGGATGAGGTGGTGATTGCCATCTTCATGGCCAGCCCGACCTTGCAGACGCTGCCCGTCCATATCTGGGGAACGTTGCGCCAGGATCTGACCCCGGTGGTCGCGGCGGCCTCCACCCTGCTTCTTCTGTTCACGCTGGCGCTTATGGTGGTCGCCGCCTGGTTCCGTGGGAGAACGAAATGA
- a CDS encoding ABC transporter ATP-binding protein encodes MMPFLDIRNIKKSYGGTVAVQDVNLTIGRGEFITFLGPSGSGKSTTLYVIAGFLDPTEGDVLLQGKSILSVPSHKRNIGMVFQRYTLFPHLTVAENVAFPLRVRRMASADIQAKVAEMIRLARLEKVQDRLPNQLSGGQQQRVALARALVYNPPVLLMDEPLSALDKKLREEIQFEIKRIHQETGVTILYVTHDQEESLRLSDRIAVFSQGRIDQIGTSTELYQNPATQFVAGFVGNSDFLSCRIDRVDGHHAQIVLPDGAIVGGVRSHGSVKAGAAGTLMLRPERVRIRACTGDGGDAGMAVTIRDITFLGDNTHFSVETDWKQSMAIRVPFGRTGAEGLAVGGRARIDWVAEDAHVFDGAAQA; translated from the coding sequence ATGATGCCCTTCCTCGACATCCGCAACATCAAGAAGTCCTATGGCGGCACGGTCGCGGTCCAGGACGTGAACCTGACGATCGGGCGCGGCGAGTTCATCACCTTCCTGGGGCCGTCCGGGTCCGGCAAGAGCACGACGCTCTACGTCATCGCCGGCTTCCTCGACCCGACCGAGGGCGATGTTCTTCTTCAGGGGAAGTCGATCCTGTCCGTACCCTCGCACAAGCGCAACATTGGCATGGTCTTCCAGCGCTACACCCTGTTTCCGCACCTGACGGTGGCGGAGAATGTGGCCTTTCCGCTGCGGGTCCGCCGGATGGCGTCGGCCGACATCCAGGCGAAGGTTGCCGAGATGATCCGGCTGGCGCGGCTGGAAAAGGTCCAGGACCGTCTGCCCAACCAGCTGTCCGGCGGCCAGCAGCAGCGTGTCGCGCTGGCCCGCGCGCTGGTCTACAATCCGCCGGTGCTGCTGATGGACGAGCCGCTGTCGGCGCTGGACAAGAAGCTGCGCGAGGAAATCCAGTTCGAGATCAAGCGCATCCATCAGGAAACCGGCGTGACCATCCTCTACGTCACCCATGACCAGGAGGAATCGCTGCGCCTGTCCGACCGGATCGCCGTGTTCAGCCAGGGGCGGATCGACCAGATCGGCACCAGCACCGAACTGTATCAGAACCCGGCCACCCAGTTCGTCGCCGGCTTCGTCGGCAATTCCGACTTCCTGTCCTGCCGGATCGACCGGGTCGACGGTCATCACGCCCAGATCGTCCTGCCCGACGGCGCCATCGTCGGCGGTGTCCGCTCCCACGGCAGCGTGAAGGCCGGTGCCGCCGGCACCCTGATGCTGCGGCCCGAGCGCGTCCGCATCCGCGCCTGTACGGGCGATGGCGGCGATGCCGGCATGGCGGTGACCATCCGCGACATCACCTTCCTCGGCGACAACACCCATTTCTCGGTAGAGACCGACTGGAAGCAGAGCATGGCGATCCGCGTTCCCTTCGGCCGAACCGGAGCCGAAGGGCTGGCGGTGGGCGGACGGGCGCGCATCGACTGGGTGGCCGAGGACGCGCATGTCTTCGACGGCGCGGCGCAGGCGTGA
- a CDS encoding toll/interleukin-1 receptor domain-containing protein produces the protein MIATAGATDPTGEPSEPPKSRRAMAAPSGRWNPDHSLGAETHHLVYVKRRVAHGPMSADVERWALDALNRPVAHLFGHAFLADRLEAPGRHMLWFVGGLRDSRTILPLGLDARLTVRHVIRSTDHLEDGYLSACVQRRRLKDQNVAVFAAVADPACSEYFGFNNLEPILAPALLPAKGLDLTPAALTAALGMRLQSPRRLPDGSDLLSRLIDHAAMLSRRQQIFISYRWREATPFVARLARRLDGAGYTCWWDRWSMSRAVAEGQAASPPPALRGVLEHAIARCAGVSRFAPTDMTTATGPVLSTTACSTRIGRGQWPSSICRWLRMACCQCQSPNAAIWPPPMH, from the coding sequence TTGATCGCTACCGCCGGCGCGACCGATCCTACCGGCGAGCCCTCCGAACCGCCGAAGTCCAGGCGGGCAATGGCAGCGCCTTCCGGCCGGTGGAACCCGGATCATTCGCTTGGCGCCGAAACCCACCACTTGGTTTATGTCAAGCGCCGGGTGGCGCACGGGCCGATGAGCGCGGATGTTGAACGCTGGGCCTTGGACGCGCTCAACCGCCCCGTGGCCCATCTGTTCGGGCACGCTTTCCTCGCCGACCGGCTCGAAGCCCCGGGGCGCCATATGCTCTGGTTCGTCGGAGGTCTCCGGGACAGCCGAACGATTCTGCCGCTCGGCCTCGACGCGCGCCTGACCGTGCGGCATGTGATACGGTCAACGGATCACCTCGAAGATGGCTATCTGTCCGCCTGCGTCCAACGTCGCCGTCTGAAAGATCAAAACGTCGCGGTCTTCGCAGCCGTCGCCGACCCGGCATGCTCCGAGTATTTCGGCTTCAACAACTTGGAGCCAATTCTCGCCCCCGCACTGCTGCCGGCCAAAGGTCTGGACCTGACGCCAGCGGCGTTGACCGCGGCGCTTGGCATGAGGCTGCAGTCGCCTCGCCGCCTTCCTGACGGTTCGGACCTTCTGTCACGCCTGATCGATCACGCCGCGATGCTCTCACGCCGGCAACAGATCTTCATCAGCTATCGCTGGCGCGAAGCGACGCCGTTCGTCGCCCGACTCGCGCGACGGCTGGATGGTGCCGGCTACACATGCTGGTGGGATCGCTGGAGCATGAGCCGGGCGGTGGCGGAAGGTCAGGCCGCTTCCCCGCCACCCGCGCTTCGGGGCGTGCTGGAACACGCGATCGCGCGGTGCGCGGGGGTATCGCGGTTCGCACCCACGGATATGACCACAGCGACTGGACCGGTCTTGAGCACGACTGCATGCTCGACGCGCATCGGTCGCGGTCAATGGCCGTCGTCGATCTGCCGTTGGCTGCGGATGGCGTGCTGCCAATGCCAGTCGCCCAATGCCGCGATCTGGCCGCCGCCGATGCACTGA